One stretch of Punica granatum isolate Tunisia-2019 chromosome 5, ASM765513v2, whole genome shotgun sequence DNA includes these proteins:
- the LOC116208019 gene encoding uncharacterized protein LOC116208019 — translation MEAGEGERESTSNGVEDVKEGIASIALLPSGSLSGHFIHLPPSICYGLHGTELECERECSRGEDYRLIKLTITDYSSKKEQVLIVECRGQDAARFQNIEHAHGWDKDVVGLVEQKHGRNKISLTFECETLKAEKAAEDHIRQFMPKLSGLDAVVNIGPMRIRGLDFSLEEEECE, via the exons ATGG AAGcgggagaaggagagagagaatcgaCGAGCAACGGTGTAGAAGATGTGAAGGAAGGGATTGCCTCCATCGCCCTGTTGCCGTCCGGGTCCCTCTCTGGTCACTTCATCCACCTCCCTCCCTCCATCTGCTACGGCCTCCATGGCacag AGCTGGAGTGTGAGAGGGAGTGCAGTAGGGGTGAGGACTACCGTCTGATCAAGCTTACCATCACAGATTACAGT AGCAAAAAAGAGCAAGTTCTCATAGTGGAATGCAGGGGCCAGGACGCGGCTCGGTTCCAGAACATTGAGCATGCACATGG CTGGGATAAGGATGTTGTTGGTCTAGTGGAGCAAAAGCATGGAAGGAACAAGATCTCACTTACCTTCGAGTGTGAGACGCTCAAGGCTGAGAAAGCGGCGGAGGACCATATCAGACAATTCATGCCAAAATTGAGCGGGCTTGATGCTGTTG TTAACATCGGGCCAATGAGGATTCGAGGCCTGGATTTCAGTTTGGAAGAAGAGGAATGCGAGTAG
- the LOC116207514 gene encoding uncharacterized protein LOC116207514 isoform X2: MAAAIAVSSPKSSLLQNSASFRDQSSSFLDGQFKGLSLQLKPARGGRSKNRGASTSLVVASAAADAAAVSNKKSGRFYLNFTGFPFPLGPFLERRTIRTEAVKGSIWLFEQEQALGFSSVSTNIRMTVIKLKSGGLWVHAPIAPTKECIQLVKELGAPVEYIVLPTFAYEHKIFVGPFSRKFPKARIWVAPRQWSWPLNLPLEFFGVFRAKTLKDQDSSTPWADEIEQKVLSSPEVGIGPYVEVAFYHKKTRTLLVTDAVIFVPRKPPECISAESLLASAKNGLAVKILSKGKEVPQEPVIDNPMNRQKGWERMVLQILFLGPSNLLEPNASFSQMSQKLIVSPIVKTLVFSKVPEKVRDWIDSIARDWRFKRIIPAHFAAPINAGRSDFLAAFAFLDDLLGERYVTRPSFSLLFTSLLGKAASYFPPDDMKTLSSLDQFLVSVGAVKKTVSGRKRN; encoded by the exons ATGGCGGCTGCTATTGCCGTTTCTTCCCCAAAATCGAGTCTTTTGCAGAACTCAGCATCCTTCAGAGATCAAAGTTCAAGCTTTCTCGATGGACAATTCAAGGGTCTCTCTCTGCAGCTGAAACCAgcgagaggaggaagaagcaaGAACAGGGGAGCTAGTACCAGTTTGGTGGTCGCTTCGGCCGCCGCTGATGCTGCTGCAGTTAGCAACAAGAAAAGCGGCAGGTTTTATCTCAACTTCACAGGGTTCCCTTTCCCTCTTGGCCCTTTCCTCGAAAGGCGGACCATTCGAACTGAG GCTGTGAAGGGCAGCATATGGCTATTCGAACAGGAGCAGGCATTGGGCTTCAGCAGTGTCTCCACAAACATCAGAATGACAGTTATCAAGCTCAAATCAGGAGGGTTGTGGGTCCATGCACCGATTGCTCCTACCAAGGAGTGCATTCAG CTGGTGAAGGAGTTGGGGGCTCCAGTCGAGTATATAGTGCTTCCAACATTTGCATATGAGCACAAAATATTTGTTGGACCATTCTCAAGAAAATTCCCCAAGGCCCGGATATGGGTGGCCCCGAGGCAGTGGAGCTGGCCCTTGAATTTGCCTCTCGAGTTCTTCGGAGTATTTCGTGCCAAAACCTTGAAAGACCAGGATTCGTCGACCCCTTGGGCAGATGAGATAGAACAGAAAGTACTAAGTTCACCAGAAGTTg GAATCGGGCCGTATGTGGAGGTTGCTTTTTACCACAAAAAAACGAGAACATTGCTCGTAACAGATGCTGTAATTTTTGTCCCGAGAAAGCCACCAGAATGTATTAGCGCAGAGTCCTTACTAGCATCAGCGAAAAATGGTTTAGCTGTGAAGATTCTTAGCAAAGGAAAGGAAGTTCCCCAGGAACCTGTCATAGACAACCCAATGAACCGCCAAAAAG GATGGGAGAGAATGGTTCTCCAGATCTTGTTTCTTGGCCCCTCGAATCTGCTGGAACCAAATGCTAGCTTTTCGCAAATGTCACAGAAGCTTATCGTTTCCCCGATTGTGAAAACCCTGGTTTTCAGCAAAGTTCCTGAAAAG GTAAGAGATTGGATTGACAGTATAGCTCGAGACTGGAGATTCAAGAGAATAATCCCGGCCCATTTTGCTGCCCCGATAAATGCTGGAAGGTCCGATTTCTTAGCGGCATTCGCATTTCTGGACGATCTTTTGGGCGAGAGATACGTGACTCGTCCATCATTCTCTCTCCTGTTCACATCTCTTCTTGGAAAGGCTGCGAGCTACTTCCCACCTGATGACATGAAGACCCTATCGTCTCTTGACCAGTTTTTGGTGTCTGTAGGGGCAGTGAAGAAGACGGTATCGGGGAGGAAAAG AAATTGA
- the LOC116207514 gene encoding uncharacterized protein LOC116207514 isoform X1, translating into MAAAIAVSSPKSSLLQNSASFRDQSSSFLDGQFKGLSLQLKPARGGRSKNRGASTSLVVASAAADAAAVSNKKSGRFYLNFTGFPFPLGPFLERRTIRTEAVKGSIWLFEQEQALGFSSVSTNIRMTVIKLKSGGLWVHAPIAPTKECIQLVKELGAPVEYIVLPTFAYEHKIFVGPFSRKFPKARIWVAPRQWSWPLNLPLEFFGVFRAKTLKDQDSSTPWADEIEQKVLSSPEVGIGPYVEVAFYHKKTRTLLVTDAVIFVPRKPPECISAESLLASAKNGLAVKILSKGKEVPQEPVIDNPMNRQKGWERMVLQILFLGPSNLLEPNASFSQMSQKLIVSPIVKTLVFSKVPEKVRDWIDSIARDWRFKRIIPAHFAAPINAGRSDFLAAFAFLDDLLGERYVTRPSFSLLFTSLLGKAASYFPPDDMKTLSSLDQFLVSVGAVKKTVSGRKRRWNWA; encoded by the exons ATGGCGGCTGCTATTGCCGTTTCTTCCCCAAAATCGAGTCTTTTGCAGAACTCAGCATCCTTCAGAGATCAAAGTTCAAGCTTTCTCGATGGACAATTCAAGGGTCTCTCTCTGCAGCTGAAACCAgcgagaggaggaagaagcaaGAACAGGGGAGCTAGTACCAGTTTGGTGGTCGCTTCGGCCGCCGCTGATGCTGCTGCAGTTAGCAACAAGAAAAGCGGCAGGTTTTATCTCAACTTCACAGGGTTCCCTTTCCCTCTTGGCCCTTTCCTCGAAAGGCGGACCATTCGAACTGAG GCTGTGAAGGGCAGCATATGGCTATTCGAACAGGAGCAGGCATTGGGCTTCAGCAGTGTCTCCACAAACATCAGAATGACAGTTATCAAGCTCAAATCAGGAGGGTTGTGGGTCCATGCACCGATTGCTCCTACCAAGGAGTGCATTCAG CTGGTGAAGGAGTTGGGGGCTCCAGTCGAGTATATAGTGCTTCCAACATTTGCATATGAGCACAAAATATTTGTTGGACCATTCTCAAGAAAATTCCCCAAGGCCCGGATATGGGTGGCCCCGAGGCAGTGGAGCTGGCCCTTGAATTTGCCTCTCGAGTTCTTCGGAGTATTTCGTGCCAAAACCTTGAAAGACCAGGATTCGTCGACCCCTTGGGCAGATGAGATAGAACAGAAAGTACTAAGTTCACCAGAAGTTg GAATCGGGCCGTATGTGGAGGTTGCTTTTTACCACAAAAAAACGAGAACATTGCTCGTAACAGATGCTGTAATTTTTGTCCCGAGAAAGCCACCAGAATGTATTAGCGCAGAGTCCTTACTAGCATCAGCGAAAAATGGTTTAGCTGTGAAGATTCTTAGCAAAGGAAAGGAAGTTCCCCAGGAACCTGTCATAGACAACCCAATGAACCGCCAAAAAG GATGGGAGAGAATGGTTCTCCAGATCTTGTTTCTTGGCCCCTCGAATCTGCTGGAACCAAATGCTAGCTTTTCGCAAATGTCACAGAAGCTTATCGTTTCCCCGATTGTGAAAACCCTGGTTTTCAGCAAAGTTCCTGAAAAG GTAAGAGATTGGATTGACAGTATAGCTCGAGACTGGAGATTCAAGAGAATAATCCCGGCCCATTTTGCTGCCCCGATAAATGCTGGAAGGTCCGATTTCTTAGCGGCATTCGCATTTCTGGACGATCTTTTGGGCGAGAGATACGTGACTCGTCCATCATTCTCTCTCCTGTTCACATCTCTTCTTGGAAAGGCTGCGAGCTACTTCCCACCTGATGACATGAAGACCCTATCGTCTCTTGACCAGTTTTTGGTGTCTGTAGGGGCAGTGAAGAAGACGGTATCGGGGAGGAAAAG GAGATGGAATTGGGCTTGA
- the LOC116208017 gene encoding EID1-like F-box protein 2 isoform X2, with the protein MIPLTKQYRCIHSKSCQCTKGHLNEDVIYLVFQQMNWNPNAIASLSCTCKWFDDLAKRVLWKEFCRTRAPKMMQDLQSGGSHSVDGNWRALGKLLIYCSGCTKGSLFNGVHVPGHFVYRTRFSRTSGKSFLLPQCRTDVLYVSDPCEHLDQGDEGDIGFFRGIFKSFAMSKVKKMLIRRGAKFHPTEMCPYCKAKLWNMSQAEMIPLSASCRLGAYEDCVEYYVCLNGHLLGMCTLLPLSDSEEASEFE; encoded by the coding sequence ATGATCCCTCTGACGAAGCAGTACCGCTGCATACACTCAAAAAGTTGTCAGTGCACCAAGGGGCATCTGAATGAAGATGTTATTTACCTGGTCTTTCAGCAGATGAACTGGAACCCTAATGCAATTGCCAGTTTGTCCTGCACATGCAAGTGGTTTGATGATCTTGCCAAGCGAGTCCTGTGGAAGGAGTTTTGTAGAACTAGAGCTCCTAAGATGATGCAGGATCTGCAGTCCGGTGGTAGTCATAGTGTTGATGGCAACTGGAGGGCACTGGGGAAGCTTCTGATATACTGTTCAGGGTGTACCAAGGGCAGCTTGTTTAATGGCGTCCACGTACCTGGTCACTTTGTTTACAGGACCAGGTTCTCGCGAACATCAGGGAAGAGCTTCCTTTTGCCACAGTGCAGAACAGACGTTTTATATGTGTCTGATCCTTGCGAACATCTAGACCAAGGAGATGAGGGGGACATTGGATTTTTTCGGGGAATCTTCAAGTCATTCGCAATGTCAAAAGTCAAGAAGATGCTAATTAGGAGGGGAGCCAAATTTCATCCTACCGAGATGTGCCCCTATTGTAAGGCAAAGCTGTGGAACATGTCGCAGGCCGAGATGATACCTCTGAGTGCTAGCTGCAGATTGGGTGCTTATGAGGACTGCGTGGAATATTATGTCTGCCTCAACGGACATCTGCTTGGAATGTGCACCCTCTTGCCCTTGTCTGATTCTGAAGAGGCTTCTGAGTTTGAGTAA
- the LOC116207515 gene encoding uncharacterized protein LOC116207515: protein MWNFAPNCNSGHGRSKSDRKLMQAAGECSDDEVSSIASRDEGLECPICWELFNVVENVPYVLWCGHTLCKNCIIGLQWAVVKFPTLPIQLPLFISCPWCNLLSFRLVYKGNLRFPRKNYFLLWMVENMNGDRGISSSSFREDHQPAWSSGSNVASGSRASRSNLRRGQNAHHSEPSGSNHNHHPITAHLSIERVQSAMRKSLVFFVHMTAKFPLVIIFLLIVIYAIPASAAILALYMLITVLFALPSFLILYFAYPSLDWLVREIIT from the coding sequence ATGTGGAACTTTGCACCCAACTGCAACAGTGGACACGGTAGGTCTAAAAGTGACCGGAAATTGATGCAAGCTGCAGGAGAATGCTCGGACGACGAGGTTTCTTCCATTGCGAGTAGAGATGAGGGGCTTGAGTGTCCAATATGCTGGGAGTTATTCAATGTCGTTGAGAACGTGCCCTACGTGTTATGGTGTGGCCACACCCTCTGCAAAAATTGTATCATAGGACTGCAGTGGGCAGTAGTGAAATTCCCAACTCTTCCAATTCAGCTTCCTCTATTTATCTCATGCCCGTGGTGCAATCTTCTGTCCTTTCGTCTGGTTTACAAGGGCAACCTCAGGTTCCCGCGCAAGAACTATTTCCTGCTGTGGATGGTCGAGAACATGAATGGCGACAGAGGGATATCATCGTCATCCTTCAGAGAAGATCACCAGCCTGCATGGTCATCAGGAAGCAATGTGGCTTCAGGAAGTCGAGCGAGCAGGAGCAACTTGAGGAGGGGACAGAATGCTCATCATAGCGAGCCATCAGGTTCTAATCACAATCACCATCCCATCACTGCTCATCTCAGCATTGAAAGAGTACAGTCTGCGATGCGGAAATCCTTGGTTTTCTTTGTTCACATGACAGCAAAGTTCCCTCTGGTGATCATCTTCCTTCTGATCGTGATATATGCAATACCAGCTAGTGCGGCCATCTTAGCCCTGTACATGCTCATTACCGTTCTCTTTGCTCTCCCATCATTCCTCATACTGTACTTTGCGTATCCCAGTCTGGATTGGCTCGTCAGAGAGATCATTACCTGA
- the LOC116208017 gene encoding EID1-like F-box protein 2 isoform X1 → MYQAEKMIPLTKQYRCIHSKSCQCTKGHLNEDVIYLVFQQMNWNPNAIASLSCTCKWFDDLAKRVLWKEFCRTRAPKMMQDLQSGGSHSVDGNWRALGKLLIYCSGCTKGSLFNGVHVPGHFVYRTRFSRTSGKSFLLPQCRTDVLYVSDPCEHLDQGDEGDIGFFRGIFKSFAMSKVKKMLIRRGAKFHPTEMCPYCKAKLWNMSQAEMIPLSASCRLGAYEDCVEYYVCLNGHLLGMCTLLPLSDSEEASEFE, encoded by the coding sequence ATGTATCAGGCTGAGAAAATGATCCCTCTGACGAAGCAGTACCGCTGCATACACTCAAAAAGTTGTCAGTGCACCAAGGGGCATCTGAATGAAGATGTTATTTACCTGGTCTTTCAGCAGATGAACTGGAACCCTAATGCAATTGCCAGTTTGTCCTGCACATGCAAGTGGTTTGATGATCTTGCCAAGCGAGTCCTGTGGAAGGAGTTTTGTAGAACTAGAGCTCCTAAGATGATGCAGGATCTGCAGTCCGGTGGTAGTCATAGTGTTGATGGCAACTGGAGGGCACTGGGGAAGCTTCTGATATACTGTTCAGGGTGTACCAAGGGCAGCTTGTTTAATGGCGTCCACGTACCTGGTCACTTTGTTTACAGGACCAGGTTCTCGCGAACATCAGGGAAGAGCTTCCTTTTGCCACAGTGCAGAACAGACGTTTTATATGTGTCTGATCCTTGCGAACATCTAGACCAAGGAGATGAGGGGGACATTGGATTTTTTCGGGGAATCTTCAAGTCATTCGCAATGTCAAAAGTCAAGAAGATGCTAATTAGGAGGGGAGCCAAATTTCATCCTACCGAGATGTGCCCCTATTGTAAGGCAAAGCTGTGGAACATGTCGCAGGCCGAGATGATACCTCTGAGTGCTAGCTGCAGATTGGGTGCTTATGAGGACTGCGTGGAATATTATGTCTGCCTCAACGGACATCTGCTTGGAATGTGCACCCTCTTGCCCTTGTCTGATTCTGAAGAGGCTTCTGAGTTTGAGTAA